CTGCCTCTGGAGATTGCTCATCTCCACGGTGTCGTTATCAATGATGCCGATGGTGCCGATACCTGCTGCAGCCAAATAATATCCCACAGGACAGCCGAGGCCGCCTGCTCCGATAAGAAAGACCTTTGCCTTCAGGAGCTTCTTCTGTCCCTTGCCCCCAACTTCGGGTAGGATGATATGCCTGCTGTATCTCTGGAGTTGGTCTTCGGTGAATTCCATTATTCCTTCTCCTTCCTGATCTGGAGTATCCAATCGGTATCATTGATCTTCTCCACCTTCAGGACCTTTTGTCCATGGTCTTCCATTGATTTTGGGATGCTCCTTGAGGCCTCCTCGTAATCGAGGAGTATCTCCAAAACCTGACCGACCTCCATGTCCTCGATGGCGATCTTTGATTTTACAAAGGTATAAGGACAGGTGAGCCCCTTTATGTTGATCGACTTGTCCGGTTTTATCCCTTCCATCCCCTCACCTCCAAAACAGTGATTAACCTTCGGCCTTCTTCTCTATCCTTCCTTGCCCTCGACCCTGATGAAGTGGGTCTTGTCAGCCACAACAGGGAGGTGGTCAATCGCTTCGATTGCCCTGAGAACGTCTCGTTCCCTTGCCCTGTGAGTCAGGACTACAAGGGGGACGGCTCCGCCAAAACGCCTTCCCTTCTGGATAACCGATGCTATGCTTATATTGTTATCGCCGAGGATACCGGATATCTTCGAAAGCACACCGGGGCTGTCAAAGGCAGAGAATCTGAAGAAATACATGGACTCCACATCTTCCATCTTCCTTATCCTGAGGGGCGACGGCGTCGTCCTGATAAGAGGGACCCTGCCGGTGGAATTGATCTTCATGTTTCGCGCGATGTCGATGATATCGCTCACGATGGCGCTCCCCGTGGGCATATCCCCTGCTCCCCTCCCGTAATAGAGTGTCGATCCCACAGCATCTCCTTCTACGTATATGGCATTGAAGACACCATCAACCTTTGAGATGAGGTAATCAGCCGGGATCATCGTCGGATGGACCCTCAGTTCGACCTCACCGTCCACTGCCTTGGCTATGGTGAGGAGCTTTATCTTGTAACCAAGTTCCGAAGCAAATTCGATGTCCTGCGGCGTAATTTTCGTGATCCCTTCTCGGTAGACGTCCTTGTAGGCAAGGGGGATATTGTACGCCAATGATGCGAGTATGGTGAGCTTATGAGCAGAATCTATGCCCTCCACATCAAAGGTCGGGTCTGCCTCTGCGTACCCGAGTTTCTGTGCTTCCTTGAGGGC
The DNA window shown above is from Thermodesulfovibrionales bacterium and carries:
- a CDS encoding sulfurtransferase TusA family protein, which produces MEGIKPDKSINIKGLTCPYTFVKSKIAIEDMEVGQVLEILLDYEEASRSIPKSMEDHGQKVLKVEKINDTDWILQIRKEKE
- a CDS encoding homoserine dehydrogenase; translated protein: MTGGNIAIGIIGFGTVGSGTAKILLNNRDIIRERIGFDLILKRISDLDITRDRGIKVSEGVLTTKAGEILDDPEIDIVVELIGGIHPAKDFILRAIRNKKHVVTANKALLATEGNEIFSEAEKQGVEVGFEASVAGGIPIIKVLREGLVANRILNVYGIINGTSNYILSRMTEERIEFSHALKEAQKLGYAEADPTFDVEGIDSAHKLTILASLAYNIPLAYKDVYREGITKITPQDIEFASELGYKIKLLTIAKAVDGEVELRVHPTMIPADYLISKVDGVFNAIYVEGDAVGSTLYYGRGAGDMPTGSAIVSDIIDIARNMKINSTGRVPLIRTTPSPLRIRKMEDVESMYFFRFSAFDSPGVLSKISGILGDNNISIASVIQKGRRFGGAVPLVVLTHRARERDVLRAIEAIDHLPVVADKTHFIRVEGKEG